The following are encoded together in the Desulfatiglans sp. genome:
- a CDS encoding DUF1622 domain-containing protein, whose protein sequence is MQFTDMISISGYIIEAAGVLVIIIGSLISTIRFALNLKKSASGEAYIMFRRQLGRSIILGLEFLIAGDIIRTVIVKHTIESLAALGMVILIRTFLSITLHLEIEGRWPWQKEN, encoded by the coding sequence ATGCAGTTCACTGATATGATATCCATTTCAGGTTATATAATTGAGGCAGCCGGTGTCCTTGTTATTATAATAGGATCGCTCATATCGACCATAAGATTCGCCTTAAATCTTAAAAAATCGGCCTCCGGCGAGGCATATATTATGTTCAGAAGGCAGCTTGGCAGATCAATCATCCTTGGGCTGGAGTTTTTAATAGCAGGGGATATAATCAGGACAGTGATTGTAAAGCATACAATTGAAAGCCTGGCTGCACTGGGTATGGTTATTTTAATAAGGACATTTCTCAGCATAACCCTGCATCTTGAAATAGAGGGGCGCTGGCCCTGGCAGAAAGAGAATTAA